From Medicago truncatula cultivar Jemalong A17 chromosome 7, MtrunA17r5.0-ANR, whole genome shotgun sequence, a single genomic window includes:
- the LOC11425103 gene encoding agamous-like MADS-box protein MADS2, with product MGRGRVELKRIENKINRQVTFAKRRNGLLKKAYELSVLCDAEVALIIFSTRGKLYEFCSTSNMLKTLDRYQKCSYGAVEVSKPAKELESSYREYLKLKQRFENLQRAQRNLLGEDLGPLSSKDLEQLERQLDSSLKQVRSTKTQFMLDQLADLQNKEHMLVEANRSLSIKLEEINSRNHYRQSWEASDQSMQYEAQQNAHSQSFFQQLECNPTLQIGSDYRYNNVASDQIASTSQAQQQVNGFVPGWML from the exons atgggaaGAGGAAGAGTTGAGTTGAAGAGGATAGAGAACAAGATAAACAGACAAGTTACATTTGCTAAGAGAAGAAATGGTCTTCTTAAGAAAGCTTATGAACTTTCTGTTCTTTGTGATGCTGAGGTTGCTCTTATCATCTTCTCCACTCGTGGAAAGCTTTATGAATTTTGTAGCACATCTAA CATGCTCAAAACCCTTGATAGGTACCAGAAGTGCAGTTATGGTGCTGTAGAAGTTAGCAAACCTGCTAAAGAACTTGAG AGCAGTTACCGTGAATACTTGAAGCTGAAACAAAGATTTGAAAATCTTCAAAGAGCACAGAG AAATCTTTTAGGTGAAGATTTGGGTCCACTAAGTTCTAAGGATCTTGAGCAGCTTGAAAGGCAATTGGATTCATCTCTCAAGCAAGTGAGATCAACAAAG ACACAATTCATGCTGGACCAATTAGCTGATCTTCAAAATAAG GAACATATGTTGGTTGAAGCAAACAGATCCTTGTCAATCAAG TTGGAGGAAATCAATTCTAGAAATCACTACAGGCAATCATGGGAAGCCAGTGATCAAAGCATGCAATATGAGGCTCAGCAGAATGCTCACTCTCAGAGTTTCTTCCAGCAGCTGGAATGCAATCCTACATTGCAGATTGG TTCTGATTATAGGTACAACAATGTAGCTTCAGATCAGATAGCTTCAACAAGTCAAGCTCAACAACAAGTGAATGGATTTGTTCCTGGATGGATGCTATAA